A genomic region of Rhodospirillales bacterium contains the following coding sequences:
- a CDS encoding divalent-cation tolerance protein CutA, with product MSAVLVYITVPTAEEGERITRLLLERRLVACVNMMAPHKSMYWWQGKIDQAEEIVIIAKTRAALFDDVKTAVCEMHSYECPCIVALPITDGHAPFLTWIEQETGAD from the coding sequence ATGAGTGCTGTTCTGGTTTATATCACTGTGCCGACGGCGGAGGAGGGCGAGCGGATCACCCGTTTGCTGCTGGAGCGGCGTCTGGTTGCCTGCGTTAACATGATGGCGCCCCACAAATCAATGTATTGGTGGCAAGGTAAAATCGATCAGGCGGAAGAGATTGTGATAATTGCCAAGACGCGGGCGGCGCTGTTTGATGATGTGAAGACCGCCGTTTGTGAAATGCATAGCTATGAGTGCCCGTGCATTGTGGCATTGCCGATTACGGACGGGCATGCGCCGTTTCTGACGTGGATCGAACAGGAAACCGGTGCGGATTAA